In Candidatus Saccharibacteria bacterium oral taxon 488, one DNA window encodes the following:
- the rplC gene encoding 50S ribosomal protein L3: MKTLLGTKLGMTQLLAEDGKAIPVTLIQAGPVTVTQVKTVETDGYNAVQVAYGEGKNLSKAVAGHVKPAQVTPKHIREFRVDEIPEGLKVGDEINVSAFEVGDSVDATGTSKGKGFAGTIKRHNFKRHRKTHGGKGNTRKPGSIGSMYPQKVFKGKTMAGHMGHERVTVKNLEVAYVDPETNLIGVKGAVPGPRKGLIILGGNK, encoded by the coding sequence GTGAAAACACTTCTCGGTACCAAACTTGGTATGACCCAGCTCTTGGCTGAAGACGGCAAAGCCATTCCGGTAACGCTGATCCAAGCCGGCCCTGTCACCGTGACTCAGGTGAAGACTGTCGAAACCGACGGTTACAATGCGGTGCAGGTCGCTTATGGAGAGGGTAAGAACCTGAGCAAGGCCGTGGCTGGACACGTCAAGCCAGCCCAAGTGACCCCGAAGCACATTCGGGAATTCCGCGTCGACGAGATCCCTGAGGGACTCAAAGTTGGCGATGAAATCAACGTTTCCGCGTTTGAAGTCGGCGATTCTGTCGATGCGACCGGAACCAGCAAAGGTAAAGGTTTCGCTGGAACCATTAAACGCCACAACTTTAAGCGTCACCGCAAGACGCACGGTGGTAAAGGTAATACTCGTAAGCCAGGTTCAATTGGCTCGATGTATCCACAAAAAGTGTTCAAGGGTAAGACGATGGCTGGCCACATGGGTCACGAGCGTGTTACGGTCAAGAACCTGGAAGTGGCATATGTTGATCCAGAGACCAATCTGATCGGGGTGAAGGGCGCTGTGCCTGGGCCACGAAAAGGGCTGATCATTTTAGGAGGTAACAAGTAA
- the rpsS gene encoding 30S ribosomal protein S19, with the protein MSRSLKKGPFVDVKLAKKVAALSLDDRTVIKTWARASTITPEMVGRTIAVYNGKMHVPVLITENMVGHKLGEFSPTRKFRKHGGKDKK; encoded by the coding sequence ATGAGTCGTTCATTAAAGAAAGGTCCATTCGTCGATGTGAAGCTTGCGAAAAAAGTCGCTGCTCTCAGCCTTGACGATCGAACCGTTATCAAAACGTGGGCGCGCGCTTCGACCATCACCCCAGAAATGGTCGGTCGAACCATCGCCGTCTACAACGGTAAGATGCACGTGCCTGTGCTGATTACTGAAAACATGGTTGGCCACAAACTCGGTGAGTTTAGCCCAACTCGTAAGTTCCGTAAGCACGGCGGAAAGGATAAGAAGTAA
- the rplD gene encoding 50S ribosomal protein L4: MAESTKLPKDIFAVEVPNHELLKLAYDSYLANARLASATTKQRGEVSGGGKKPWKQKGTGRARFGSTRNPIWRGGGVVFGPRGNENYTKKLSKTAKKVAIRQALTVANEAKKIVVKDIKTTGKTKEVATFLADNKFERRVLIVVDEKTPELMRATNNIQNVLVIRASYLSVYHILNADTIVMTPKALPVVTEWLSKEEA, translated from the coding sequence ATGGCTGAATCAACCAAACTTCCTAAAGACATTTTCGCTGTTGAAGTGCCAAACCACGAACTGTTGAAATTGGCATACGACAGCTACCTAGCCAACGCTCGTTTGGCAAGCGCAACCACCAAGCAGCGCGGTGAAGTTTCCGGTGGTGGTAAAAAGCCATGGAAGCAAAAGGGAACTGGTCGAGCACGTTTCGGTTCAACCCGTAACCCAATCTGGCGCGGCGGTGGTGTGGTCTTTGGCCCACGCGGCAACGAAAACTACACCAAAAAATTGTCTAAAACCGCCAAGAAAGTGGCAATTCGCCAAGCCTTGACGGTAGCCAATGAAGCGAAGAAGATCGTCGTCAAGGACATCAAGACGACTGGCAAGACCAAAGAAGTCGCAACCTTCTTGGCGGATAACAAGTTTGAGCGCCGCGTATTGATCGTCGTCGACGAAAAGACGCCAGAATTGATGCGTGCGACAAACAACATTCAGAACGTACTGGTGATTCGTGCGAGCTATCTCAGCGTCTACCACATTCTGAATGCGGATACTATTGTCATGACCCCGAAAGCTCTGCCAGTAGTCACTGAATGGCTGAGTAAGGAGGAAGCGTAA
- the rplW gene encoding 50S ribosomal protein L23, translating into MKQMTIIPRISEKAYAVSANGVYVFRVPLNLNKNEIKAAVEAQFDVTVLKVKTLVQDGKAVRFSRGKNRYPGTTTRKDWKKAYVTLKDGDKLDVFDAVEQQMEETK; encoded by the coding sequence ATGAAACAGATGACAATTATCCCACGCATCAGCGAGAAGGCCTACGCCGTGAGCGCCAACGGCGTCTACGTGTTCCGCGTTCCGCTGAACCTGAATAAAAACGAGATCAAAGCAGCAGTTGAAGCGCAATTTGACGTTACTGTTCTGAAGGTGAAAACCTTGGTCCAAGACGGCAAAGCTGTGCGTTTCTCACGAGGCAAAAACCGCTATCCTGGCACGACTACGCGCAAGGATTGGAAGAAGGCTTACGTGACGCTGAAAGATGGCGATAAGCTCGATGTGTTTGACGCAGTAGAGCAGCAGATGGAGGAGACCAAGTAA
- the rplB gene encoding 50S ribosomal protein L2: MPVKAYNPTTPARRGMTSQDLSDITTRKPLKSLTKAKKQNAGRNNQGRITVRHRGGGVRRHYRLVNHNLPAGLTLTIEEIEYDPNRSARIARVKDQYNLYHYVLADTSMVKGKTIQTGETAPIEASNRLPLSAIPVGTMIYAIELTAGKGAQMVRAAGAKAQLMAKEGNYATIKLPSGEVRKVRLEATAAIGTVGNIQHQNVKIGSAGRRRRKGIRPTVRGVVMNAADHPHGGGDGGRHGTGKAPRTPWGQLTLGYRTRRRKGSNKLIVRTRHDAKRKR; the protein is encoded by the coding sequence ATGCCAGTGAAAGCTTACAATCCAACCACTCCTGCTCGTCGCGGCATGACGAGCCAGGATTTGTCGGATATCACGACAAGGAAACCGCTCAAAAGTCTGACCAAAGCCAAAAAGCAAAATGCTGGCCGTAACAACCAAGGCCGCATCACCGTGCGTCATCGCGGCGGTGGCGTTCGCCGTCACTACCGTTTGGTGAACCACAATTTGCCGGCTGGTCTGACGCTGACAATTGAAGAAATTGAGTACGATCCAAACCGTTCAGCACGTATCGCTCGGGTGAAAGATCAGTACAATTTGTACCATTACGTATTGGCCGACACCTCAATGGTCAAGGGTAAGACGATTCAGACTGGTGAGACAGCGCCAATTGAGGCCTCAAACCGCCTGCCACTGTCTGCTATCCCTGTTGGTACGATGATTTATGCTATTGAACTGACTGCCGGCAAAGGTGCGCAAATGGTTCGCGCTGCTGGTGCCAAAGCTCAGTTGATGGCCAAAGAAGGCAATTACGCAACCATCAAATTGCCATCTGGCGAAGTTCGCAAAGTTCGCCTGGAAGCTACCGCTGCCATCGGTACAGTCGGTAACATCCAGCACCAGAACGTAAAGATCGGTTCAGCTGGTCGCCGCCGCCGCAAGGGTATTCGCCCAACGGTTCGCGGTGTCGTCATGAACGCCGCAGATCACCCGCATGGTGGTGGTGACGGTGGACGCCACGGTACTGGTAAAGCACCACGTACGCCATGGGGTCAATTGACGCTGGGCTATCGAACTCGCCGCCGCAAAGGCTCAAATAAATTAATCGTACGCACGCGTCACGACGCGAAGAGGAAGAGGTAA